The Pseudomonas parafulva genome includes a window with the following:
- a CDS encoding ABC transporter substrate-binding protein — translation MLPRFATLLAGLGIAGLAQGAPTAYPLTIDNCGKPQVFTQAPQRVVTIGQAGTEMLYALGLGAQLAGSSLWFNDVLPDYQAQDAKVPRLADNEPSFEAVVGKRPQLVTAQFEWMVGDQGAVGTREQFDELGIATYVLPSDCEGKDNLVGADGTRLQAFQVESIYKSVSELASVFDVQARGAALNDELKGRLANAQAQLAGVDLSNTSALFWFSSADLATDPYVAGRQGVADFMLRTLGVRNVVSSTEEWPTVSWETLAKANPTWLIIARMDRRRFPADDYQKKLDFLRNDPVTQHMDAVKHGRIIVLDAEAMQAGIRLFRGLQTLAAAFSTGVAAP, via the coding sequence ATGCTGCCCCGTTTCGCCACCCTGCTTGCTGGCCTTGGCATCGCCGGCCTGGCCCAGGGTGCACCCACCGCGTATCCGCTGACGATCGACAACTGCGGTAAACCCCAGGTGTTCACCCAGGCGCCCCAGCGCGTGGTGACCATCGGTCAGGCGGGCACCGAAATGCTGTACGCGTTGGGCTTGGGTGCCCAGCTCGCCGGTTCATCGCTGTGGTTCAATGACGTATTGCCCGATTACCAGGCGCAAGACGCCAAGGTCCCTCGGCTTGCCGACAACGAGCCCAGCTTCGAGGCGGTGGTGGGCAAGCGCCCGCAACTGGTGACGGCCCAGTTCGAATGGATGGTCGGGGACCAGGGCGCGGTGGGTACGCGCGAGCAATTCGATGAATTGGGCATCGCCACCTATGTGCTGCCGTCGGATTGCGAAGGCAAGGACAACCTGGTAGGCGCCGACGGCACGCGGCTGCAAGCCTTCCAGGTCGAAAGCATTTACAAGAGTGTCAGTGAATTGGCCAGCGTCTTCGATGTGCAGGCCCGTGGCGCCGCCCTCAATGACGAACTCAAGGGCCGTTTGGCCAATGCCCAGGCGCAGCTGGCAGGCGTGGACCTGTCAAACACCTCGGCGCTGTTCTGGTTCTCCAGCGCTGACTTGGCCACCGACCCGTACGTGGCAGGCCGCCAGGGCGTTGCGGATTTCATGCTGCGTACCCTTGGCGTGCGCAACGTGGTGAGCTCCACCGAGGAGTGGCCAACCGTGAGTTGGGAGACATTGGCCAAGGCCAACCCAACCTGGCTGATCATTGCACGCATGGACCGCCGTCGTTTTCCGGCCGACGACTACCAGAAGAAACTCGACTTCTTGCGCAATGACCCTGTGACCCAGCACATGGACGCCGTCAAGCATGGGCGCATCATCGTGCTCGATGCCGAGGCGATGCAGGCGGGCATTCGTTTGTTCCGCGGCTTGCAGACGCTGGCGGCAGCCTTTTCCACTGGCGTTGCAGCCCCGTGA
- a CDS encoding ABC transporter ATP-binding protein, which yields MAPMQLAPLDCQGISLHLGGRPVLDGIDLTVHAGETLAIVGPNGSGKSSLLKVLAGLRKPATGTVQLLGKSLSRLPRRTVARALALVEQHADTLDAIRVFDAVALGRIPWLSALAPLGDDDKAIVEHALADVDALHLRSRLWGSLSGGERQRVHIARALAQRPAVLLLDEPTNHLDIQHQLALLQQVQGLPVTTLVALHDLNQALTCDRVAVLNNGRLVALGKPLDVLTPACLLSTFGVHAHVLTDPMDGAQVLRFRCA from the coding sequence ATGGCGCCCATGCAGCTCGCCCCACTGGATTGCCAGGGCATCAGCCTGCACCTGGGTGGCCGCCCGGTGCTCGACGGGATCGACCTGACGGTGCACGCCGGTGAGACCCTGGCCATCGTCGGGCCAAACGGCTCGGGGAAGTCGTCGCTGCTCAAGGTGCTGGCAGGCCTTCGCAAGCCCGCCACGGGGACCGTGCAACTTCTGGGCAAGTCGCTCTCGCGTCTGCCTCGCAGAACGGTGGCAAGGGCATTGGCACTTGTCGAGCAGCATGCTGACACGCTCGATGCCATTCGAGTCTTCGACGCCGTGGCGTTGGGCCGCATCCCATGGTTATCGGCCTTGGCGCCGCTCGGTGACGACGACAAGGCCATCGTCGAGCACGCCCTGGCTGATGTGGATGCGCTGCATTTGCGCAGCCGCCTGTGGGGGTCGTTGTCCGGTGGCGAGCGCCAGCGCGTTCACATCGCCCGGGCGCTGGCGCAACGCCCCGCGGTGCTATTGCTGGACGAGCCCACCAACCACCTCGATATCCAGCATCAACTCGCCTTGTTGCAGCAGGTGCAGGGGTTGCCGGTCACGACGCTGGTGGCCCTGCATGATCTCAATCAGGCATTGACGTGCGACCGTGTGGCGGTGTTGAACAATGGGCGACTGGTCGCCTTGGGCAAACCGCTGGATGTGCTCACGCCCGCTTGCTTGCTGAGCACCTTCGGCGTTCACGCGCACGTGCTCACCGACCCGATGGACGGCGCTCAGGTACTGCGTTTTCGCTGCGCGTGA
- a CDS encoding DUF1624 domain-containing protein produces the protein MPPTSLLPPLSHQRLQSIDALRGFVMLIMLLDHVRETFFMQYQVSDPMAVETTEPALFVSRTLAHLCAPVFVLLTGLSAWLYGEKRQRRGEVSMFLFKRGLFLVVLEFTLVNFAWTFQVPPTVIYLQVIWAIGISMMALSALIWLPRAGLLAVGLTLIAGHNLLDGVHFDAASPWHVPWAIAHDRTWLDVSSTLRLRTSYPVLPWVGVIAVGYWLGPWLHSACTPALRQRRLLHAGCGALLGFVALRAINAYGEAHWSVHPALAQTLMSFFNITKYPPSLVFLTLTLGVGLLLLRAFERAGHPRWIGVLAMFGAAPMFFYLLHLYVLKLLYLSALGVWGANQGAYFGFQTIAAVWLTSALLPLMLYPPVRWFARLKARRRDLAWLKYF, from the coding sequence ATGCCCCCTACATCCTTGCTACCTCCCCTCTCACACCAACGCTTGCAGAGCATCGACGCCCTTCGCGGTTTTGTCATGCTGATCATGCTGCTGGACCACGTGCGCGAAACGTTTTTCATGCAGTATCAGGTCAGTGACCCGATGGCCGTGGAAACCACCGAGCCTGCGTTATTCGTCAGTCGCACCCTCGCACACCTGTGCGCGCCGGTCTTCGTGCTGCTCACCGGCCTGTCTGCCTGGCTTTACGGCGAAAAACGGCAGCGTCGCGGCGAAGTCTCGATGTTTTTGTTCAAGCGCGGGCTTTTTCTGGTGGTGCTGGAATTCACCCTGGTGAACTTCGCCTGGACATTCCAGGTGCCGCCGACTGTGATCTACCTGCAAGTGATCTGGGCCATCGGTATCAGCATGATGGCGCTGTCAGCCTTGATATGGCTGCCCCGGGCTGGCCTGCTCGCCGTTGGGCTGACCCTCATCGCCGGGCACAACCTGCTTGACGGTGTGCACTTCGACGCCGCATCCCCCTGGCATGTGCCCTGGGCCATCGCTCACGACCGTACCTGGCTCGATGTCAGTTCCACACTGCGCTTGCGCACCTCCTACCCGGTACTGCCCTGGGTCGGAGTCATCGCCGTTGGCTACTGGCTCGGCCCCTGGTTGCACAGTGCATGCACACCGGCACTGCGTCAACGACGGCTGCTACACGCTGGGTGCGGCGCCCTGTTGGGCTTTGTCGCGCTGCGCGCGATCAACGCCTATGGCGAAGCGCACTGGAGTGTTCACCCAGCGCTGGCGCAGACGCTGATGAGTTTCTTCAATATCACCAAATACCCGCCGTCACTGGTGTTCCTGACGTTAACCCTGGGCGTTGGGTTGCTGCTGCTGCGTGCATTCGAGCGCGCAGGGCACCCGCGCTGGATCGGAGTGCTGGCGATGTTTGGCGCAGCCCCGATGTTTTTCTATCTGCTGCACCTTTACGTGCTCAAGCTCCTGTATCTGAGCGCATTAGGTGTGTGGGGAGCCAACCAGGGGGCCTACTTTGGTTTCCAGACCATTGCCGCGGTTTGGCTCACGTCGGCCCTGCTACCGCTGATGCTCTACCCGCCTGTACGCTGGTTCGCCCGGCTGAAGGCACGGCGGCGTGATCTGGCGTGGCTGAAGTACTTCTAG
- a CDS encoding FecCD family ABC transporter permease: protein MIKRLTVTCAALVALGGALLAGTAIGENPLSLRLVGQVLANHAWQAGYPLDPIDAGVVWNYRLTRSLVAAACGAGLATCGVILQALLRNPLAEPYLLGLSAGASTGAVLVGLLGVGSMTLSMSAGAFIGALAAFALVLLLARAASPGSTGAHVILAGVAGSQLFNAVTALLITKSATAEQARGILFWLLGNLSGVRWPSVWLTVPVALLGLLICLWQRRALDAFTFGADSAASLGVPVRRTQLLLISCAALVTAVMVSIVGAIGFVGLVIPHALRLLLGPGHNRLLPASALGGALFLITADILSRTLIAGQVIPVGVVTALIGAPVFAVILVARRGRA from the coding sequence GTGATCAAGCGTCTGACGGTGACCTGCGCCGCATTGGTAGCCCTAGGGGGTGCGCTGCTGGCGGGTACTGCGATCGGTGAAAACCCTCTGTCATTGCGCCTGGTCGGCCAGGTGCTGGCCAACCACGCCTGGCAAGCGGGCTACCCGCTCGACCCCATCGATGCTGGTGTTGTGTGGAACTACCGGCTGACCCGTAGCCTCGTCGCGGCGGCTTGCGGCGCCGGGCTGGCCACCTGCGGCGTGATCCTCCAGGCGCTGCTGCGCAATCCGCTGGCCGAGCCCTATCTGCTGGGCCTGTCGGCGGGCGCATCTACAGGAGCGGTGCTGGTGGGTCTGTTGGGCGTGGGCAGCATGACCCTGAGCATGTCTGCTGGGGCCTTCATCGGCGCCTTGGCAGCCTTTGCACTGGTGCTGCTGCTGGCGCGCGCCGCGAGCCCAGGCAGCACGGGGGCTCACGTCATCCTTGCCGGGGTGGCTGGCTCGCAGTTGTTCAATGCTGTGACGGCGCTTCTGATCACCAAGTCGGCGACGGCCGAACAGGCCCGCGGCATCCTGTTCTGGCTGCTGGGCAATCTCAGTGGCGTGCGCTGGCCTTCGGTCTGGCTGACCGTGCCGGTTGCCCTATTGGGCCTTCTGATTTGCCTGTGGCAACGCCGTGCGCTGGATGCGTTCACCTTTGGCGCCGATTCGGCAGCATCCCTGGGCGTGCCGGTACGGCGCACTCAACTGTTACTGATCAGCTGTGCAGCCCTGGTCACCGCCGTCATGGTCTCCATCGTCGGCGCGATCGGTTTCGTGGGCCTGGTCATTCCCCATGCGCTGCGCCTGCTGCTCGGGCCCGGTCATAACCGGCTCCTACCGGCCAGCGCCCTGGGCGGGGCGCTGTTCTTGATCACCGCGGATATCCTGTCGCGGACGTTGATCGCCGGACAGGTCATCCCCGTAGGGGTGGTCACGGCCCTGATCGGCGCACCGGTGTTCGCCGTTATCCTGGTAGCCCGAAGGGGACGCGCGTGA